ATCGAATGTACGGGTGCTGAACCATTGCACAGATGCGTTTCAGAGATGATGAATGCACTGGAGCCATCCTCCAGTATCTTTAAGATTACTCCATTGTCTAGGAAGAACCAAGACATCAAATGTCTGAGTAAGAATAAGGTGTCTGAAAGAGCCAACGAGAGCATTTGCAGAACAACACAAGTGTATGATAGGCACTTTAGACTGTTTCCatcaatgtttgatattttgagccaTGCAGTCAGTAAGTGTATGATGCAAcatgtcctccaaccaatacgcttgtataggtcgtttgtcctgaaatacgacccatcagagcgtatactcaGCATCAGAGCGCCCCTATCAGCAAAAGGTCTTTTcatgttaatgttttgtactcttttatttgccctctggtttgcgtttcgtgtggctcagttagtagattattgcgttataccttgatatgtaatgatgctatcatgggttcgatcccagggaacggacgtgcactaaaatgtatatgctcaataaatcataatttagcatgaattctgtgagggttaggtttaggggtggggttaggtgtggttattcgaacgaataagccacctagtaaaatatgtaggaaatactgtgagattggtgtaaaacgcccacacattgcatttaaataaacatgcgttttgattggtaatgacgttatacatCAATTCATGACGgcagacgcaacgcgatactgtcattatttttacgcccactagagggcgcttaactttaaaacgtaaatataggtcgtattAAATGCTTACACAaatgacctatatggtcgttttttgttggaggacaggctcgtaTGATGCCATGTTTAGAAATCTAGTCAGAATTTCAAACTAATGTAAAGTATTCCAGCCTATAGTAATATAAAGCCTATAGTATATCTTACTCTAAAGTGATCATATCATtagaaaacaaattaataaataaaattattcattattctCTGAAAGTATGATATTTCAGTTCCATTCAGAACTTAAAACTTCCTCCAGAGTGCAAGACTGGTTTCTGCATATCCTATAACTTTGTTATAAAAGCTTATAAACGTTTCAGCATATGTTGCTGAAACAGCAGCAGTTCAGTAGCTTGTAGATGAATTGTAAGCGTCAGAAAAAATGggcaaaatggttaaaaattaacagtttttttttaaactaaagtttTGAAAACGAATGTAAAACTAATGTGACTAATGTTATAATCAGACTCAAGTAAGAAAACAAAAGCCGGTAACAAGGTAAGGGTTTCTATTATTAGGAGTATTGTTATTGTCTGGTATGAAGGAagtcaacaaacaaaaacatttgaaccAATACATCACACGCAAGTATACCTGTTGCAAGCAGCAGCACATTGTGCAAGCTGTCATCTGAAGCTTGGACCCGGTCAACGGCTATCTTGGTAAAGTTCTTATTACTTGTGAAGAAAGGTGTTTGTTTTTGAATGGGTTCAATCCATCTCTTCATCTCTGGATGGTCTTTAATGATATGAAGAGTAGAAGTTGGAATGGAATTGCTTTGTTTGACACACTGGAAAAGAGGAAGATATATCGTTATAATATAGTTTCGGTCAGTATTGTTTGAGGTTACAACCATCCCATTGTTATCAAGGCCATGGCAAAAATGAATGCTCATTTCCTGAACTATAAAAGGAGATTTAAAATAGCTATTGTGAGGAAACAATAGCATTGGTTCACCAACAATGGCTATAATAATAGGCCTGAGCAATTCACCTTTGGGTCAAGAGTAAAATGATTGAGGAAGTTGTTGGGCATaaacaatatacaaaaataaaactgaatgaactgaatagatttttttatgcaattttaatgcaaaaatatgttGATCCATGTAGGGCTTCCCTCGACTAAACATCTTTCTGGTCGACTAATAGTCGTTCCATTTaagcattagtcgactaatcacatttttttaataaacaatttaaatcatCGTAATAATCCTTTAAATGCCTACATAGCCTAATAAGAGCTCTAACACATGCATAAAGCCTTCCACAGCGCACCAGCAGAAcgaatgattatgaatgtgtcagtAAAAAATGGTAAGGagactgcattaacattttaataatttgattaacTAGCACTTTCTTTTTTTCGACGACACTTACTCATCATCTCCGTAGTAGTGATGTGCTTGTACGCATGTTACATACAgattacataatctgagaatatttgttttctatttgaattgttTCATTTAGAAGTAGACATTTCACTctgtagatttatttttaatgtctgtaAAGCAAAGATGTAAAGCTCAAGTTCACAGAGAccgagacggcagaaagcacatactgtttgctttctttattttacaaaagcacaatgttttgttgttattgtaagtgcacacaaataaacgtaaAGTCTTTACAGATTTGAAAGATTTATTACTCTTATCCGTGTGACAAAAAATTACAGAGTAATTTAAAAGCAAATGAGCGCACCGGTGCCTCCATCTTCCTTCACTGAGCGCGTTATTTCACTTCTACGATCCGCATAGACACTTGAATAGTGCGCATTTTTCTAGGTTAAAAgaatagttaatccaaaaatgaaaaatctgtcattatttactcaccctcttgtcgttccaaacccgtaagacctttgttcatcttcagaacgcaaattaagatattttgataaaAAGGTATCTATAGGAGGTAAAAAATATACCTCCTATAGATAGCAATGTAATTAACACGAACAACGTCTAGAAACATAGCAAGatcggtaaaataatccatgtgacatcaggggtttaagcgtaattttacgaagctatgagaatgctttttgtacgcaaagaaaacaaaactaatgactttattcaacaatttgtctccttaccctagcgccattttggagagtacttAAAGCAAACAGCGTATTCTGTTCTGTAGATGCGCCACGCGGAGAAACTTCCAGAAACATTATTTTACCACACTGGTCAACCAGTAAGTGTTATAATGGAAAGTAGTATAAAACAAAAgtgatatgtttttttcttctaccCAAACAAACTGAATATTAGAtgaaacaagatgtttattttgattattctgTGTATGTTTTTGCTCACAGTTCCTGGTCTTGGGGTGGGGATTGCCGCAGAATATCCTTTGAACGAGGAATTCTCAAAAACATCATCAAGCTCTGCCAACGAGTAAATGCACACAGCAGTAGAGTTCCTataacaacattaaaaataataatgatgagaaaatgtatttgatttctgAGCAATCTGTGGCACCAAAGAAATTGCAAAAACAATATGAAGTTACAAGAGGAGTAAAATTTGTGAACAAACTTAAGCTTCGGGTCCAAAAATTTTGATACATAGATTACATAGTTGTTCATAGCATGCTATGATATAATATTTCTAGTTGCTAGCAAATTGCTAACAAGTTTTTTCcatgttgctaccatgattaAATGTTACAAGCAAGGTAAGTATGCtgttaatattgttattaatgttgCTAGCATTGATTAGCACAATTAGtatgttgctagtatgtttctaacatgatcTAGTATATTGTCAGCATGTTTAAGAATTATTTAATATGTTGTCagtgttttaacatgttgcttTCATAATTTAACACACTGCTTACATGTTTTAAGATGTTAGCGTGATTTCTCACACTgcatattttagcatgatttaaccataaatattcatatttagatGCCTCATTAGCAACAGTTTCTATGGGTTGCGACATGTAAGCCATCCGCCATTTTAGGAATGGTCTACGAACCTTTGAGCGGATTGACTATGAGCTTCTACAACAGCAAGTTATGCGCTTGTATATCTTTAAATattcattgattattattatgGTGAATGACGTCATATTAGCAGTTCCAAGATGGCGGTTGCATCAACGTATCTGGAGCAGTTGAATAGGACATCTATGCAAATCTATGAATTTAACGCATTGATAGCATGTTTTAGCACATTGTTAACATGATTAACACTTTGCTACCATTATTtgaacatgttgttagcatgttttaacatgacttacattatgttaacatgtttTAGCATGTTACCAAGATGATTACCATGTTTTAGGattttgctaacatgatttagCATGTTTTAGATTACATTGCTTACATTGTTGAAAATTGCATACTTACGCACTATTCTAAAACATTTTGTAGTATTAATAGTACGAGTAGtgtgtacacacaaaaaaatccaaaaacaaaaggtgcactttaaataccaggatgatgcacttaaaaaaaacaaaaaaaaaaacaaagtgtgcaatgttgaaaactgacttcatgcactcaactgtCGCAGCTTTAATTATGTAGCGAATGGGGAGGGGTTCTCAGGCTCCAACTGTAAATTACAACATAAccttatataattcatacactacATGGCTGACTACATAGTGTATATAAGTAAATAATGTATAAGTGCACAGTCCTATAGTGCTTCATTTGGGACACAGTCGTTGTTAGTGTAATTTAGCACACATTAAGCATGTTCAAGCATTAACATATCAATAACAGTTTAGCTCATTGTTAACATGAtccatattattattatcgtataattataataattataaaagtagCAGATTTCTCAAGCCAaccaaattattttctttttaaatgtcagaAAATAATGCAGTGTTTACCAGCTGCTGGAGAAAAGTGCATACACTCGTGAATCCCTCCAGTCATCAGCATGTTGGATGAAAATGTCCTGTAAGCGGTTGAAATACAGCGACTCTCTAGGAATCCCACACACAAGTCGTGCCTTCAGAAAGGAGGTCCAGATGTTCTGGAGCAACTGCTTGGGACCACCCTGGTCGACCTACGAGAGACTGATGTTTTTACAGGTGGACAGTGTTctgccatcatcatcatccacaaGCTCTGGAAGGTGTCTTCTTCTCATGGCACTTCATACCAAGAACGCAATTTCTGTGACACATGCTTTGTTTCTAGAATCTGACCTCTGTCCTGCAGTCATGTTTTCTGTTGTAGAAGCTTTCACCTAAATTTGTTGATAACAGTGGTGCAGACAGAACTGTGATAACAGCTTATCGGGTTGGATGCCGGGAAGGCTTGAAAGTGCTCAATTTGAACCTCTACGTGAGTTCTCACATTTCCACCTCCTGAACAATTCATGGTAACCAATCTGCGACAATCCAGTGACTTTATAAGATATATCCATTCATCTTCCTTGTAATatgtagtcaagtcaagtcacatttatatagcacttttaacaatatagattgtgacaaagcaactgaacagcattaaataggaaaatagtgtgtcaataaagcaaaaggcagttcatcattcatGTAGGATTATAAAATCAGTGTTGAAGGTCACTTTTCCACAACAATGGTTCTCTCAGATTTGGTGGGTTCGTGTAGGAAGCCTCACAAATAGCCATCACATCTTTCATACGTAAGTGAGAAACATACCTTACACACTCTTGCCACTCTAGATATCCAAGGATCAGCCTCTGGACTCGTGTCTGAGTTTTTCTCACGGAATAAGACATATATCTTCTCATTCAATGTGTCATTCTGGCGCTGGGCcagaaaacttgaaataaaaGTGGGTTCTGTGGGGGAATATGAATGAGCCATGAATTATTCCCTTACTCATTACGCATTTCTACTAAGATCACAGAACCTCGACTTTGTTTTCAAATGAGACGCCTGTTTTATGAGAGAAACAAAGACCAGGCTGTATTTTGATAGCTGCACTTGGGAGAGGAAAAATGCTTATTAGTCAGCAGCTCAGGAACTTGCTGGCTCATCCCACTCTGTCCATAAACATACTTTACAGTCACTAAAGTGCATACTAAAGTACATTTACTAATTAGAGCATTAGAGGTAAGATGTCGATTAAGCAGAGCAATATCTGggagataataaaaaaatagaagttACCTTTAAGAATGAAAAAAGAAGTTACCTTTAAGAATGTTGGTATGCAAACAGTTGCTGACAACCACTGACTACCATagtattttttccatactatgaaagtcaatgggaacttgcaaatgtttggttaccaaaaaagtttattcttatattcagcagaagaaagaaactcagtgAATGGCTGTAGAGAttttgaagtccaataaagtgcatccatccaacATAAAAAGAGCTCCACACttaaggccttctgaagtgaatcaatgcatttctgtaagaaaaatatgaatatttaaaatctCAAGCTTCTGCTAACTGTCGTACATGTTAACGAGAGAGTTGCGTATCTGCAGATGAAGTAGGATGCAGGCATAAGCAGTCATGACATCAGTCGTGTATTAGAAGAACAAATCGaggatttgtaaataaaaatgttggaggatttcaatataagccaagaaGAGACTGCTTTCCTTTTGCTGCCAGCAAAACTTGGTTCTCAGGAGATAAGCATATTTTCACTGGAGTTTACGCTACGTGTACTACATCTGCTGGAACGACACTCTCGCGAATGCACGTACAACAGTAAGTGCAagtggaagctagagattacggtttataaagttataaatatgaatattattctTACATcgcttcacttcagaaggccaaGTCCCTCGATCCGCATGGAGcacttttttatgatggatggatgcactttattttgcttcaaaatcttaACAGCCATTCACTGCCATCATAAAGAatttggaagagccaggacatttttttttatataactctaattgtatttgtctgaaagaagaacgtCATCTACACtgatgatttttatatatatataaaaagtattcatttatattaaatttaatacGTTTTCTTCTAGTAATTTTAGTGAAAATTGTGTGATTCAACCAACCTGAGACCCATTGATCATACATCCAGACGCTGGTTCGTTTTCCACCTTTTCTGCGAAACTGCAGCAGGGTTCCATCACTGTATAAAGGAGCTGCTGCATAGAGATCTCCGTCTGTACAGAACCAAAGAAAGCCTTGGCGTTACGCTAAATAAGCAACTACAATCCTCCAGCTTATTCACAAAGCCTAAGCAGATCAAAACATCAAGCTGCTTGTGCTCCCACATACCTGCAAGTAGGGACAAGGAGTTTTGTGAACCTGTATGAGGTGAGATTCCTGTGCCATCTACACCCTTTGTGGAATGATTGCTTTCTCTGGAGGACTTCAGGAAAGAGATTTTATTAGCGATCAGAAAGATGGCAAGCCATttgaacatttattcatttgaatgATATGAATTCTAGATAATATTGATTTTAGACTATAATGCATTTACAGGCATCAagagttacaattttgttttgaaaaactgAAAGATTTTTTGCTATCAAGAATTTGTGTATTTGTGAGTAATTCTGCAATTGTTTATATCAAGACTTCCTGTTTTACTGTAGGAAATGTAATAACTGATATCAAAAAAGGCATTTTTGATacatttgaaaatcttaaaacgttaactgaaaactgaaaagttCATATACAAAATTCATATCCATATTAAAAGTAAAATTGGCTTGCCATCCAGTGTCTAGTAAGTCATTGATTCTCATTCACATATTTCTGCATACATATGCGAATCGTCACACATAAAGGATTATTTGTCACTGTTTTCACTAAATTTCATTCTAAACTCTAGAACAATTTTACAATATGAGACCACACATCTGCAAAAATGCTGTATTGAATTGTCTCAGGTGTTTTACCCgtattttgaattttgcattgcattttttgtgttgtattaaaagaaatgtttgtAAACTTAACAAACTATGTCATGGCAGAATAGTACCAGGAACTTTTCAGTTGtagtgtttgttttttacagtgtgcatATGCTTCTGTTGTCAGTCTGGTGGCGGTTTTGCATGTGCACATAAATTCATAAATTGTATGAAATGTATTACAAAATTAGACATTTTGTGAGcaataaaaaaactgcatatgAAGTTATGTCATTCACGATTATACAAgcaatttaaaactaaaaataaaatagagaactACACTTCTTCTTTCTCTTAGcattcttttaataaaaaaataaaccacaagGCAACATTTGGAAGAAGTTTTGCAATTCTAAATATGTAGCAGAGACCAGAGACCACGCCAAAAATGTTGATCTGCATATTTATGTCTTACCAGTTTCCAACACTGTGGCTGTTCTCCATTTGTT
The sequence above is drawn from the Carassius gibelio isolate Cgi1373 ecotype wild population from Czech Republic chromosome B25, carGib1.2-hapl.c, whole genome shotgun sequence genome and encodes:
- the sema7a gene encoding semaphorin-7A; this translates as MIKRQYFSVQIKGNLAYLLLVYGAFFHCVFCSYNPRLTLKQDDAPLLYNRNYSRTVIFHQEGSNSLFVGGINHILHFDVDSRQIVENFTLNPKCGEGSCENVVTVIERFENYTFVCGTNGEQPQCWKLSSRESNHSTKGVDGTGISPHTGSQNSLSLLADGDLYAAAPLYSDGTLLQFRRKGGKRTSVWMYDQWVSEPTFISSFLAQRQNDTLNEKIYVLFREKNSDTSPEADPWISRVARVCKVDQGGPKQLLQNIWTSFLKARLVCGIPRESLYFNRLQDIFIQHADDWRDSRVYALFSSSWNSTAVCIYSLAELDDVFENSSFKGYSAAIPTPRPGTCVKQSNSIPTSTLHIIKDHPEMKRWIEPIQKQTPFFTSNKNFTKIAVDRVQASDDSLHNVLLLATDNGVILKILEDGSSAFIISETHLCNGSAPVHSMKLDSEKRKLFVGYPGQISILDLQRCEDYNASCEECVLSRDPYCAWTEQGCTSQTRGGIQNIADGLTKVCHQKSGGRFRREVKQPLTAPLRIQHFVHTGIPIYLSCPVDSKHATYKWEHNQKSIPCQQTQSDCLHLIPAMTNDKNGDYKCTSHELDYTRTVREYTVEFRIENAAFKLRAQNWLMATFVTSAFFLRSL